The DNA window GGGAATGGTCACACCATCGATGGTGTTGACAGTGACAATTCCTTTGGGATCCGGGTTCTTGGGAACGGCACACTCACGGGGATCACCATCCAAAACATCACGTTGCGCGACTTCGCCAATGGTATCAGCCTGTACGACACAACTCACTCCCGGATCATTTGGGTGAACTCATCGAGCAACACCTATAATGGGATTATGATCATCGGTGGAGGTGACAACTATCTTGGAAACAACATCATCCACCAGGACGATGACGGGATCTACCTGGCTGCGACCGACCGGACGCTTGTGATCAACAATACGGTAACTGAAAATCACCGCGGTTCAGGGATCCACCTCTCTCAGAACTGCCTGGATGTGAACATGACCGGTAATCTCCTCGAAGGGGATGATGAAGGATTTGAGATAGAGGATGCCGTGAACGCGACGATTCAGCATAACAGGATCTCCTCGAGTACGTATTTCGGCCTGAACCTAACAACTGCGAAGAACCTCACGGTCGTGGATAACTACCTCGATAACAGGGTGAATGTCAACCTCCCGAACGACACGGTTAATGTCATCTGGAACCTGCCGGCCAGCACTGGAGAGAACATCATCGGAAACAACGTCACTGGTGGTAACTACTGGGGGGGGCTGGATGGAACTGGCTTCTCAGACATCGCCGCTGACAATAACAACGACGGGTTCGCAGACACCCCCTATATCATCGGCGGCATCGGAACCGATCAGCTCCCTCTCGTTCGGTTTACTCACGTTCAGATTGAGACGAATGTGACAGATGCCCGGACAAATTCAGAACCTGTCGTTCAGGAACTCGACCCGATCACTCAGGGCACGACCACACTCTCTTTTGGTTTGCAGAAGGTGTATCCGATTGGAAGTAGTTTCAGCCGTTAGATACTCTCAACTTCTCATTTCTCTCTTTTTAAATAATCAGTCGGAATTAGAGGCATGAGTCATGGTAGTTTTAGAATAGACACTGTGAATGAAGATGAACAAATGGCCAGAGAACGATCTCCCCTTAACCTGGTCACCATGCCTGATCGAGCATCTCTGTCGCCTGTACCAGAAGCCGGCATGAAGAGGAACTGTCGTTCACTGCAATGGTGGCTATCAGCACCTGTTCCGGAACGATCCCTTTGATTGGTATCTGATAACGGATGCAGATCCCGTTCATCAGTGGCTCAAGTGTCCTCAGGATTAGATCTTTACGGTCCTCTATCGGGGTACTCCCGATGGTGCCTGGTGTGGGTGGAGGGATCCAGATCACTCCAGAGGCTGGTCCCGTCCTCCCATTGCCGATCAGCCTGCTGATCGAGTATAGAGCAGGAAACCCGGGCAGTGCCGTGATCACCTCTTCGACGGTAGGATTCCGGAGCATGCAGTGATCGCTCTCCAGTTCGCCGATCACCACGGCCGGGAAGGAGAATGTCTTGAACCCCTCGATCACCAGGTAGTCAGTTCCCATGTCTGCGAGGTGCCGGATCAATTCAGGAAGTGCCGTCTCCCTGGTGATCATCACCGCCTTCTCCTCGTCCACTCCGACAGCCGTCTTCACACCGGTCTGAAAGAGTACTGTACTGTCCTTCCCTTCTTCGAGTTTGAAGGTGTGGTGACCGAGATGCTTGAGTGCAGCTACTGTTCCCTTCTGCTGCAGTGCAGTACAGAGTACCTGGTTGAATGTGGTCTTTCCGGAGTTTGATCTACCGATAACCTGGATGATCTTCATATTTCTCCTTCCTGTCAATACCTAAGACTGCCGGTGCAATAAAGGGCACCAACTCTCTTAAAATAGGGGGGCAGCCGGGTCAGAGTCCATGTCTGATCTTCCCGACTGCTGCGCAGTAGATCAGGAACTGGGTCTTTCCATCGAGTCCCAGGAGACGGTTCATATAATCGTCCTGGAATGACTCGATGGCACAGACCCCGCAGTCGATCGGGCCTGCGGCGAGGTAGAGGTTCTGGCAGACATGCCCTGCATCGATGTAGATGTCCCGGTATCCTCGGGGACCGTACCGCCAGGTGGTCCTGTACGGGACGGCAGTCCAGAGGAACGTCACGGCGCTCCGCAGCACCATCTGTTGCTCCATGCACCCCTCGGTGACTGCGAGTGCGATCTCTGGGTGGGAGTTGATCAGCTCAAGTGTATGTTCGAGGGCCAGGTACCGGTAGATCCCTGGTTCAAGCCCTTCGACACAGTTGACGAGCAGGTAGGTCTCGAGGGGATGAGCGGCACCGGCCGATGGGGCGGTCCGTAATGTATATTGTTCGAGGACCACCTCCTGCACCCCCTGCGTACACCAGAGGAGGTAAGCGAGTTCCTCCAGCGAGAGTGGTTCTTCGTTGTCGAACCATCGCACACTCCTCCTCTTCTCGATCGCAACCCGTAGATCCACCGGTCTGACTGTGATCGCTTCAGGTCGCGGGAGAGGGATCGGTGTCGATTCAGGAGATGGGGGGAGTTCCAGAGGAGGTCTGGGGATCCCTTTGATCTGATCCGGACGGAACGAGGAGGGGTACGCTGTTATCTCTCGGAACACCTGTCCGCAATCGTCTGCCTGCTCATCCTCTCTGCTCTCTCTGGTCATACTCTTCTCCACCTCGTATGTTCTAATCTATGCTTTATCTACTACACTGGCGAGTTCAGCAGAGGCAGCGGCCTTCCGCTTTGCCTTCTTCTGTTCGTGAGCAGCCTGTATACGCTCTTCCCTTGCAGAAACGAGATCGGCAGGTGCAGCCGTCTTTACGTAGAGATTTGCGTAGACCACCTCGCCCTTTGCCTTCTTGTGGTACTCACCGAGGTCACCGATGTAGTGATCAAAGATCAACGCCTCTCCGTCGACCTCCTTCTGAACGCCTCTCTCCACCAGTTTGTAGCCTGGGAGCATATATTTTATCGAGCCGAGGACATAGATATCCCCTTTGACCATCTGTCCGCCGACGCGTCCCTCGACATCACCCTTGACGATCACGGTTCCGCCGTTGCCATGGGTGGAGACATGGATGAATGCGTTCCCTTCGACGATGATCGTCCCGCCGTTGATGGCAGTGCCGATATCGTTCCCGGTGTTTCCTTTCACCCTGATGAGGCCGCCTTTCATGCCTCGCCAGTCGCCGCGGTAGGCAGCTCCAAGATAATTGCCTGCATCTCCGTCGACCTGCAGTTCTCCGCCTTCCATGGCCATTCCTGCGAAAGCGTCGACGTTCCCCTTGACGTGGATCAGGCCGCCCAGCATCCAGCCGCCGG is part of the Methanosphaerula palustris E1-9c genome and encodes:
- a CDS encoding SagB/ThcOx family dehydrogenase is translated as MTRESREDEQADDCGQVFREITAYPSSFRPDQIKGIPRPPLELPPSPESTPIPLPRPEAITVRPVDLRVAIEKRRSVRWFDNEEPLSLEELAYLLWCTQGVQEVVLEQYTLRTAPSAGAAHPLETYLLVNCVEGLEPGIYRYLALEHTLELINSHPEIALAVTEGCMEQQMVLRSAVTFLWTAVPYRTTWRYGPRGYRDIYIDAGHVCQNLYLAAGPIDCGVCAIESFQDDYMNRLLGLDGKTQFLIYCAAVGKIRHGL
- the mobB gene encoding molybdopterin-guanine dinucleotide biosynthesis protein B — encoded protein: MKIIQVIGRSNSGKTTFNQVLCTALQQKGTVAALKHLGHHTFKLEEGKDSTVLFQTGVKTAVGVDEEKAVMITRETALPELIRHLADMGTDYLVIEGFKTFSFPAVVIGELESDHCMLRNPTVEEVITALPGFPALYSISRLIGNGRTGPASGVIWIPPPTPGTIGSTPIEDRKDLILRTLEPLMNGICIRYQIPIKGIVPEQVLIATIAVNDSSSSCRLLVQATEMLDQAW
- a CDS encoding formylmethanofuran dehydrogenase subunit C, with the translated sequence MKTVTLTIGEEPELFLDAYMITPDNFAGKSLESIAALEIYEGNQKSTLGDYFEITGESGATAAETRIVVTGNPRKVKRIGQKMTAGEIIIEGNADMYTGGWMLGGLIHVKGNVDAFAGMAMEGGELQVDGDAGNYLGAAYRGDWRGMKGGLIRVKGNTGNDIGTAINGGTIIVEGNAFIHVSTHGNGGTVIVKGDVEGRVGGQMVKGDIYVLGSIKYMLPGYKLVERGVQKEVDGEALIFDHYIGDLGEYHKKAKGEVVYANLYVKTAAPADLVSAREERIQAAHEQKKAKRKAAASAELASVVDKA
- a CDS encoding NosD domain-containing protein, yielding MAPTLTQAPVQTTPVDQITQPIGTNPTPGTDSYQPPLVKPIGPPSVITQPIVITQPGYYVIDTDVHNTTAPIYIDIRTSNVTIEGNGHTIDGVDSDNSFGIRVLGNGTLTGITIQNITLRDFANGISLYDTTHSRIIWVNSSSNTYNGIMIIGGGDNYLGNNIIHQDDDGIYLAATDRTLVINNTVTENHRGSGIHLSQNCLDVNMTGNLLEGDDEGFEIEDAVNATIQHNRISSSTYFGLNLTTAKNLTVVDNYLDNRVNVNLPNDTVNVIWNLPASTGENIIGNNVTGGNYWGGLDGTGFSDIAADNNNDGFADTPYIIGGIGTDQLPLVRFTHVQIETNVTDARTNSEPVVQELDPITQGTTTLSFGLQKVYPIGSSFSR